The bacterium genome window below encodes:
- the tsaE gene encoding tRNA (adenosine(37)-N6)-threonylcarbamoyltransferase complex ATPase subunit type 1 TsaE has translation MISYSEQETIEFGKKLGKKLKSGDIVALYGELGAGKTVLIKGIVKGIGCDTQVKSPSFVFVHEYKGKFPVYHVDLYRVNNLKDVLSLGIQEFLKSDGICLIEWAENAKDIIPLPHIKIRLKILNENIRDISISNVGLGD, from the coding sequence GTGATATCTTATAGCGAGCAAGAGACAATAGAATTTGGTAAGAAATTAGGTAAAAAATTAAAATCAGGTGATATTGTAGCCTTATATGGTGAATTGGGAGCTGGTAAGACTGTACTTATAAAAGGAATTGTGAAAGGAATTGGGTGCGATACTCAAGTTAAAAGTCCATCTTTTGTTTTTGTGCATGAATATAAAGGTAAATTTCCTGTATATCATGTAGACTTATATAGAGTAAATAATCTAAAAGATGTCTTAAGTCTTGGTATTCAAGAGTTCCTTAAAAGTGATGGAATTTGTCTTATTGAGTGGGCAGAAAATGCAAAAGATATTATCCCATTGCCCCATATTAAGATTAGACTTAAAATATTAAACGAAAATATTAGAGATATAAGTATTTCAAATGTTGGTCTTGGGGATTGA
- the guaB gene encoding IMP dehydrogenase, with amino-acid sequence MREGLTFDDVLLVPKESSVLPCIVDVRTKLTRNIFLSIPIVSAAMDTVTESSMAIAVAREGGIGIIHKNLSIEQQAQEVEKVKRHESGIVRSPITIGPEEKLARAKELMELYSISGFPIVDSKGKLVGILTKRDMGTEKNMNKKVSDVMTKSNLITGKPGITEQEALRLLKQYKVEKLPIIDKRHILKGLVTLKDLMKKEVFPNATKDKLGRLRVGAAVGIAKDTIDRAKEVIRCGCDVVVVDTAHAHSKSVIEMTKNLRKLFPDIELVVGNIATSEAAKAICELNVDAVKVGIGPGSICTTRVIAGVGLPQLTAIIECAKTSRVPIIADGGIRYSGDIVKAIAAGASTVMIGSLFAGTDESPGETILFEGRQYKEYRAMGSIGAMERGSSDRYFQEEVKKFVPEGVEGRVPYRGYVAEVIYQLVGGLKSGMGYCGAKNIKELQTKHEFIRITQAGLRESHPHEIVITKEPPNY; translated from the coding sequence ATGAGAGAAGGGCTCACTTTTGACGATGTACTTCTTGTTCCGAAAGAATCTTCTGTCTTACCATGCATAGTAGATGTTAGGACTAAACTTACCCGTAATATATTTCTCTCTATCCCAATAGTCTCAGCTGCTATGGACACAGTGACAGAATCAAGTATGGCAATTGCAGTAGCCAGAGAGGGTGGGATTGGTATTATTCACAAGAATTTATCCATAGAACAACAAGCTCAAGAAGTAGAGAAGGTAAAGCGGCATGAGAGTGGAATAGTTAGGTCTCCAATAACTATAGGACCTGAAGAAAAATTAGCTCGCGCCAAAGAATTAATGGAGTTATACAGTATATCTGGTTTTCCAATTGTGGACTCAAAAGGAAAACTTGTTGGAATATTGACTAAACGAGATATGGGAACTGAAAAGAATATGAACAAAAAGGTGAGTGATGTTATGACTAAATCTAATCTCATAACTGGAAAACCCGGGATTACTGAACAAGAGGCATTGCGTCTCTTAAAGCAATATAAAGTAGAAAAATTGCCTATTATAGATAAAAGACACATCTTGAAGGGACTTGTTACTCTAAAAGATTTAATGAAAAAAGAAGTATTCCCGAATGCAACCAAAGATAAACTTGGCAGATTACGTGTAGGGGCAGCAGTTGGTATTGCGAAGGATACGATTGACAGAGCAAAAGAGGTTATAAGATGTGGATGCGATGTAGTTGTAGTTGACACTGCACATGCGCATTCCAAGTCAGTGATTGAGATGACAAAAAATTTAAGGAAATTATTCCCAGATATTGAACTTGTTGTTGGCAACATAGCTACTTCTGAAGCAGCAAAAGCTATATGTGAATTAAATGTGGATGCAGTAAAGGTTGGTATAGGACCGGGCTCTATATGTACCACACGAGTAATTGCAGGAGTTGGATTACCCCAACTCACCGCTATAATTGAGTGTGCTAAAACCTCTCGTGTTCCAATAATTGCGGATGGTGGCATAAGGTATTCTGGTGATATCGTTAAGGCAATCGCTGCTGGAGCATCAACAGTTATGATTGGTAGCTTGTTTGCAGGAACTGATGAGTCACCAGGAGAAACGATATTGTTTGAGGGTAGGCAGTATAAGGAATACAGAGCTATGGGTTCTATTGGAGCAATGGAGAGAGGTTCAAGTGATAGATACTTTCAAGAAGAGGTGAAGAAATTTGTTCCTGAAGGAGTGGAGGGAAGGGTTCCATACAGAGGTTATGTTGCTGAAGTTATCTATCAACTTGTTGGAGGGTTAAAATCTGGTATGGGATATTGTGGGGCTAAAAATATCAAAGAACTTCAAACTAAGCATGAATTCATACGAATAACTCAGGCAGGCTTACGTGAATCACACCCGCACGAAATAGTTATCACAAAAGAACCGCCTAACTATTAA
- a CDS encoding DPP IV N-terminal domain-containing protein gives MKSLILLMSVVVFLLNSCRRNSNNAVEPPTPVYLQIDDGPAWSPDGGTIAYYHSHVTKIWKNGACSVNRDSTGIWFIDTAGSNYQMFLNLKEWSAGSPDWSPDGNKLAFVRGAHIYTINVDGSGLTCLTCDEEGRFFFPDWSADGKKIAYDCTTEPPGRGIWVMEAGGENKRYLIPFWRSPDWSPDGAKFVCEGGLGSTGAGSQIWVIDTTGTNAKQLTFLGIRNIDPVWSPDGAKIVFFITSKWRSPSSLGNGFRWKRS, from the coding sequence GTGAAAAGTTTGATTTTATTGATGAGTGTAGTTGTTTTTCTTTTAAATAGTTGTAGGCGAAATTCAAACAATGCAGTAGAACCACCAACACCAGTTTATCTGCAAATTGACGATGGCCCTGCTTGGTCGCCCGATGGGGGTACTATTGCATATTACCATTCACATGTCACTAAGATCTGGAAGAATGGTGCTTGTTCTGTTAATCGGGATTCAACTGGAATCTGGTTTATTGATACGGCTGGCTCAAATTATCAGATGTTTTTAAATCTAAAGGAGTGGAGTGCTGGCTCTCCTGATTGGTCGCCAGATGGGAACAAACTTGCTTTTGTGAGGGGAGCACACATTTATACTATCAATGTGGATGGTAGTGGTTTAACTTGCTTAACTTGTGACGAAGAAGGTCGCTTCTTCTTCCCGGATTGGTCGGCTGATGGTAAAAAGATTGCATATGATTGTACCACTGAGCCTCCTGGAAGGGGAATATGGGTTATGGAGGCTGGTGGGGAGAACAAAAGGTATCTAATACCTTTTTGGCGCTCTCCCGATTGGTCACCTGACGGAGCAAAATTTGTCTGTGAAGGAGGCCTTGGTTCAACCGGGGCTGGATCTCAAATTTGGGTTATAGATACTACTGGAACAAATGCAAAGCAATTAACATTTTTGGGCATAAGGAATATAGATCCGGTCTGGTCTCCTGATGGAGCAAAAATTGTTTTTTTCATCACAAGCAAATGGAGAAGTCCCTCAAGTCTGGGTAATGGATTTCGATGGAAGCGATCCTAA
- the tsaB gene encoding tRNA (adenosine(37)-N6)-threonylcarbamoyltransferase complex dimerization subunit type 1 TsaB, with protein sequence MLVLGIETSSFTLGLGLVEDDKVVFDLFVNSGTPQSEDIIRIMKEWIGDPTQIDGFGVSLGPGSFTGLRVGLATVKGLAIGLNKPVFGIPTLDAFLVGVPYTEYRITPIIDAKRGDIYAASYEKDGKRITPYLATNPVEFFDQLEGEHIFVGDGVRVYSDLINEKLGRRAHFVSPNPDFPRGSWVASIALNRLKKCDFDQVDSLEPIYLHPPRIIKK encoded by the coding sequence ATGTTGGTCTTGGGGATTGAAACTTCAAGTTTTACTTTAGGATTAGGACTTGTGGAGGATGATAAAGTGGTGTTTGACTTGTTTGTTAATTCAGGAACTCCACAGAGTGAGGATATCATTAGAATAATGAAAGAATGGATAGGCGACCCTACTCAGATAGATGGCTTTGGCGTATCTTTAGGGCCCGGCTCTTTCACTGGGTTAAGGGTAGGGTTAGCTACTGTAAAGGGACTTGCAATTGGGTTGAATAAGCCTGTTTTTGGGATTCCAACTCTTGATGCATTCTTAGTTGGTGTCCCTTATACAGAATACAGAATTACACCAATTATTGATGCAAAAAGGGGCGATATCTATGCTGCAAGCTATGAAAAGGATGGAAAAAGGATTACACCGTATCTTGCAACAAATCCAGTAGAGTTCTTTGACCAGCTTGAAGGTGAACACATATTTGTAGGGGACGGGGTACGGGTTTACTCAGATTTAATAAATGAAAAACTCGGTCGTAGGGCGCATTTTGTATCTCCTAACCCTGATTTTCCGAGAGGTTCGTGGGTTGCGTCAATCGCACTCAATAGATTAAAAAAATGTGATTTTGACCAGGTTGACTCATTAGAGCCTATATATTTACATCCACCAAGAATTATAAAGAAATGA
- a CDS encoding MFS transporter: MTKQYEPTLKVDSSYYFSFAQFVKRMKGNNFDRFVIFIMLMYLSTFVAAPFFTPYMLRDLKFNYILFILIATVTPVLINIVTGPLWGRFSDRFGNVVTLRICSVFVSITPLLWLISPNPYYLIFVPALIGGSGWAGFGLASSNFIYDAVSRQRRGLCFAYYNVLNGISIFIGATIGGLIVKLPLHLMNIFLFTFLISGILRFTAFAVMIPKIKEVRVVDRVDRYL, from the coding sequence TTGACAAAACAGTATGAACCCACTCTTAAAGTGGATAGTAGTTATTATTTTAGCTTTGCCCAATTTGTTAAAAGAATGAAAGGTAACAATTTTGATAGATTTGTGATATTCATTATGCTTATGTATTTATCAACTTTTGTTGCAGCTCCATTTTTTACGCCCTATATGTTACGTGACCTAAAATTTAACTATATCCTGTTTATTCTTATAGCAACTGTAACGCCAGTCTTAATTAATATTGTAACTGGACCATTGTGGGGTAGATTTTCTGATAGATTTGGAAATGTGGTGACTTTAAGAATTTGTAGTGTATTTGTGAGTATAACCCCACTTTTGTGGCTCATTTCTCCTAATCCTTATTATCTTATTTTTGTACCCGCACTTATAGGTGGGAGTGGGTGGGCTGGTTTTGGACTTGCTTCATCCAATTTTATTTATGATGCCGTATCAAGACAGCGTCGTGGGTTATGTTTTGCTTATTATAATGTCTTAAATGGGATAAGCATCTTTATTGGAGCAACAATTGGTGGCTTAATAGTGAAACTACCGTTGCATCTTATGAATATTTTCCTTTTTACTTTCCTCATATCGGGCATTCTACGTTTTACAGCATTCGCAGTAATGATACCAAAAATAAAAGAAGTGAGGGTAGTAGATAGAGTAGATAGATATTTATAG
- a CDS encoding T9SS type A sorting domain-containing protein, giving the protein MKKIFIILVLLTPIQAFSWTPPVQISNSGVAPAVTSDKRGWIHVVWWCKTKINEARYDHIFYSCNSGTGWSSPLDISPNATGAGNVAITTDTLNWIHVTWTDFGPYVGKLYYTYYNGTNWATPICMAEILPNCSALGTSDLICDSLNNLHLVWSGSPDIGGNTEIFYSKFDGHAWSYPINVSNDLPHSAKINIAIDLKDNLHVVWQDYTGNYGVRYSKYNGTSWSPSVLLPDISPGQSVYPRIGIDTFCLPHVVWEERTPGPAQNEIVYTHYEGDTWCPCTLLFTAEIASQPVIVSDSQNRVYVVWTGLGGLYYSFWENGSWSQPDTIPSAKGYADLTIDKIQTTLHLVWYSHDGIWYSRHNLLRIEEKLNHTYGFMLDTFPNPCYGGIKIYYSLSKFHSVNIIISDIAGQVIDKVDLGYQSSGEHKFVLPLGRFKKGGILCSGVYFLTLKAGGRITTRKVVVVH; this is encoded by the coding sequence ATGAAAAAAATATTTATTATATTAGTGCTTTTAACCCCAATTCAAGCATTTTCATGGACGCCACCGGTTCAGATATCAAATTCTGGAGTGGCTCCCGCTGTGACGAGTGATAAAAGGGGATGGATTCATGTTGTGTGGTGGTGTAAAACAAAAATAAATGAAGCAAGGTACGATCATATATTCTATTCCTGCAACAGTGGGACTGGTTGGTCTTCTCCCCTTGACATATCCCCTAATGCTACAGGGGCAGGGAATGTAGCTATTACCACAGATACATTGAATTGGATACATGTGACATGGACAGATTTTGGTCCTTATGTTGGGAAGCTTTACTACACCTATTACAATGGCACTAACTGGGCTACTCCAATTTGTATGGCTGAGATCTTGCCAAACTGCTCAGCTTTAGGGACGAGTGATTTAATTTGCGATTCTTTAAACAACCTCCATTTAGTATGGAGCGGTAGTCCTGATATAGGTGGAAATACGGAGATTTTTTACAGCAAATTTGATGGACACGCTTGGAGTTATCCTATAAATGTTTCCAATGATTTACCTCACTCTGCAAAGATTAATATAGCGATAGATTTGAAAGATAATTTACATGTAGTATGGCAAGATTATACCGGTAATTACGGGGTACGTTACTCCAAATATAATGGGACATCGTGGTCACCATCTGTCCTACTCCCAGATATATCACCTGGTCAATCTGTATATCCCAGAATAGGTATAGATACATTTTGTTTGCCACATGTGGTATGGGAGGAGAGAACTCCTGGCCCTGCACAAAACGAAATAGTTTATACTCATTATGAGGGTGACACTTGGTGTCCCTGCACGCTATTATTTACAGCCGAAATTGCCAGTCAACCTGTAATAGTAAGCGATTCTCAAAATAGAGTATATGTTGTATGGACCGGATTGGGAGGATTATATTATAGTTTTTGGGAAAATGGTTCTTGGTCTCAACCAGACACTATCCCAAGTGCAAAAGGTTATGCTGATTTAACAATAGACAAGATACAAACTACCCTTCATTTAGTATGGTATTCTCACGACGGAATCTGGTACAGTAGACATAATTTATTAAGAATAGAGGAGAAGCTAAATCATACTTACGGATTTATGTTAGATACTTTTCCTAATCCTTGCTATGGAGGAATTAAAATTTATTATAGCCTATCCAAATTCCACAGTGTAAATATCATAATATCAGATATAGCAGGGCAAGTAATTGATAAGGTTGATTTAGGGTACCAATCTTCAGGTGAGCATAAATTCGTGCTTCCACTTGGGAGATTTAAGAAGGGAGGTATACTATGTTCAGGTGTTTATTTTCTTACTTTAAAGGCAGGGGGGCGTATTACAACGAGAAAAGTGGTTGTAGTGCATTAA
- a CDS encoding slipin family protein, whose translation MGIAIAFIVFFVIILLANAIKVLPEYERGVLFRLGRFVGIRGPGLVVIIPFIDRLVRVSLRVVTLDVPSQDVITKDNVSTKVNAVVYFRVMDPGKAVIQVQDYLYATSQISQTTLRSVLGQAELDELLAEREKINKRLQEIIDEQTDPWGIKVSVVEVKYVELPETMKRAMAKQAESERERRAKVIHAMGEYEASEKLREASEVLSRSPSGLQLRFLQTLTEVSAEKNSTIIFPLPIELIKPLFGKQWDSSSK comes from the coding sequence ATGGGTATTGCGATAGCTTTTATTGTATTTTTTGTCATAATACTTCTCGCTAATGCAATAAAGGTGCTTCCAGAGTATGAGCGTGGAGTGTTATTTAGACTTGGTAGATTTGTCGGGATTAGGGGACCCGGACTTGTAGTTATCATACCATTCATTGATAGACTTGTGAGAGTCTCACTTAGAGTTGTTACATTAGATGTGCCTTCTCAAGATGTAATAACTAAGGATAATGTGTCAACAAAAGTGAATGCAGTGGTTTATTTTAGAGTGATGGATCCGGGAAAGGCAGTTATACAGGTGCAGGATTACCTTTATGCTACATCTCAAATATCTCAAACTACTTTAAGGAGCGTGCTGGGACAGGCAGAGCTTGATGAGTTACTTGCTGAGAGAGAGAAAATCAACAAAAGGTTACAGGAGATAATCGACGAGCAAACTGACCCATGGGGAATAAAAGTATCAGTTGTGGAAGTGAAGTATGTAGAACTCCCTGAAACGATGAAACGAGCAATGGCTAAACAGGCAGAGTCGGAGAGGGAGCGTCGTGCAAAGGTAATACATGCAATGGGTGAATATGAGGCATCAGAAAAACTTAGAGAGGCATCAGAGGTTCTAAGTAGGTCACCATCTGGTTTACAACTCAGATTCTTACAAACACTTACAGAAGTATCAGCAGAGAAAAACTCTACTATCATCTTTCCATTGCCTATAGAACTTATTAAGCCGTTGTTTGGAAAACAGTGGGACTCAAGCAGTAAGTAA
- a CDS encoding nodulation protein NfeD, with product MSYFLILLLLTHIDVAKLSGIIHPTSASYVIRAIKQAEDDGAECLIIELDTPGGLDEAMRQITKSILNARVPVIVYVYPSGARCASAGVFVTLSSHIAAMTPGTNIGAAHPVAMGGEMKKEMEDKVVNDAVSYIKSIAKKKGKNEKWAEDAVRKSVSITAEEAIKLNVIDIVADDLPQLLDKLDGREIKLESMIKVLHTKGQEIREIQWTFRERFLSTLANPNIAYILLIIGLYGIILEFSHPGTIFPGVCGTISLILAFYAFQILPVNYAGVALIILAFGLFILEALTPTYGPLAIGGTVSLALGSIMLIRAGIPFLEVSRPVIITVVAVTASFFVFALSMAFKAMRKKPTTGEKGLIGEIAEVRDRIEQGKEGRVFVLGEWWKAESDETIEVGEKVRVVKVNRLILKVERIK from the coding sequence ATGAGCTATTTTTTAATACTTTTACTTTTGACTCATATTGATGTAGCAAAACTTAGTGGTATAATCCATCCTACATCTGCAAGTTATGTAATAAGGGCAATTAAACAAGCAGAGGATGATGGTGCAGAGTGTCTGATAATTGAGCTTGACACTCCTGGTGGACTTGATGAAGCAATGAGACAAATAACCAAATCTATTCTTAATGCACGTGTTCCAGTAATTGTCTATGTTTATCCGTCGGGTGCAAGATGTGCTTCAGCTGGTGTATTTGTTACACTCTCAAGTCACATTGCTGCAATGACACCCGGAACAAATATTGGGGCAGCTCATCCTGTGGCGATGGGTGGAGAAATGAAAAAAGAGATGGAAGATAAGGTAGTAAACGATGCAGTTAGTTATATAAAATCAATTGCTAAGAAAAAGGGTAAAAATGAGAAATGGGCTGAAGATGCGGTTCGTAAATCTGTAAGTATTACTGCAGAAGAAGCGATAAAACTCAATGTAATTGATATTGTCGCAGACGACTTACCACAACTCTTAGATAAACTTGACGGACGTGAAATAAAGCTTGAATCTATGATAAAAGTCTTACACACTAAGGGTCAGGAAATAAGGGAAATACAGTGGACTTTTAGAGAGAGGTTTTTATCTACATTAGCAAACCCAAATATAGCATATATACTTCTTATAATTGGACTCTATGGTATCATACTTGAGTTTTCTCATCCGGGTACAATCTTCCCGGGTGTATGTGGTACTATTTCACTTATACTTGCATTTTATGCTTTCCAAATATTACCTGTAAATTATGCAGGTGTAGCTCTTATTATTCTTGCATTTGGTCTATTTATACTTGAAGCACTAACACCAACCTATGGCCCACTTGCAATAGGGGGAACTGTTTCTTTAGCTCTCGGCTCTATAATGCTTATAAGAGCGGGGATTCCATTTCTAGAAGTCTCTCGTCCAGTAATAATTACAGTCGTTGCTGTTACTGCATCATTTTTTGTATTTGCTTTATCAATGGCATTTAAGGCAATGAGGAAGAAACCAACTACTGGAGAAAAGGGGCTGATAGGAGAGATAGCAGAAGTAAGAGATAGAATTGAGCAAGGAAAGGAGGGGAGAGTGTTTGTTTTAGGAGAATGGTGGAAGGCAGAATCTGACGAAACAATAGAAGTGGGTGAAAAAGTAAGGGTAGTAAAAGTAAATAGACTTATCCTTAAAGTGGAGAGGATAAAATAG